The DNA sequence AACAGTAATGTTATTGCATCATCTTTTTTTTGTTCTCTTTCCATATTAAAACTATCTATTAATTCTCCTGTCACTCCATCATTTTCTATTATTTCATCTATTATTTCCTGACTTTTCGGACTTAATCTCATCATATTTTCCATTTTTTTATAATCACTTGCTATATTTACATCTATTATTTTTTGTGGTTTCCTATTTTCTCGCAAATAATCTGCTAAAAAATACAATACCATATCTGTATTATATACTGTTTTTTCTCCTATTAAATTAAATAGATATCCGTTATAACTTCTTTTCATATCTTCTAATACATTTGCTGGTATATTATACATTTTTAATAACTCTATTACTGTCTCTTCTGTAAATCCTGTTAATTCATTAAATTCTCTATCTATACTTAAATTTTTCACTATATTAAATCCACTTGTTATACTATCTAATGTTATTGGAGCTATTCCTGTCATAAATATTCTATCTACTATTGTTTTTGTACTCTCTTTTAGAACTTCATAAAATTTTCTTACAAATCCTGTTTTACTTACTATATTTTTAAATTCATTAAATTTAAAACTTAATAACTCATTTGCAAAATGGTCATATTCGTCTATCAATACATATATTTTTCTTTCTAGTCCAATCCTTTCATACTCCTCTTTAAAATTCCTCAACAAAACAGCTGGTTCTTCTATTGCTTTATCTAAAATGATTTTTAAATTATATTTTTCTATAAAAGTTTTTAATTTTTCATATACTTCTAACTTAAATCCATTTTTTAATATATCTTTATTTTCTGTTGACAATCCTGAAAAATTAAATTCTATAATATAATAGCTATTTTTTCTTGAAGTTGGATTTTTTCCTATATATAATTCTCCAAATATTTTGTCAAATTTATCACTATAATTTATATCATAATATTTCCCTAATGTATCAATCCATAATGTTTTCCCAAATTTTCTTGGCCTTAAAAACATTATATATTGTTCATCTAAATTTTCTAAATTTTCTATATATTTTGTTTTATCTATATAAAAATAGTTTTCATCTAATATTTTTTCTAAATTTTGTAATCCGTATGGTATTTTTTTCATTTAAAAACCACCCCTTATAATTCTAAATTAAGTTACAATTGCCCGTTTCTTAATTCTTTTTTCATTTTATCACATTAAATACTATTTTTCAATTGTTTAAATCCTTCATCATATCTTTATTATAAAATCTGCATTTTTAGATATTTTTCTAATTTTTTGGCTTCTGAAAAGTTTTGTTTTGAAAAATCACATACTTAAAAAAACAGCATAACTTATTTTCAAAATAAATTTATACTTTCCTAATTAATTAAAGAAAGAGCAAAGGTAAAAATACCTTTGCTCTTTCATAACCTTCTCTATTCATATTCACCATTTCTTAAAGCTTTTACCATCTTATCATATTCACCACTATCTTTTAACATTTTAAATCCCTTATTATATTTTTTTATTAACTCTTTGCTTTTAGAAACTTTTTTTGATAAAAGAAGATAATAACTCACCTTTTCCATCGGCTTTTTATTATATCTAAATTTTGCTTGTTGTTCTTTTGTGAAATTATCTCTTATTAGTTTTAATCCAACATCCAAATCAAGAATAAAAATATCAACCCTTCCTGCAAATAGTTTTTTAAACCCTTGCAGATCAGTATGAGCTAAATCTAATTTTTTCCCAATATTTTTAAAACTTTTTGTATAAGAGTATCCCAGTGTTCCGCCTATTCTTTTCTCTTTTAAATCCTCTAATTTATCCCAAGTAAAATCATTTCCTTTCATATAGAAAAAAACTGTTTCTCCTGATAATATTGGCTCATCACTAAAATAAAAATAATTTTCTCTATCTCCTACTTTTCCCCAAGAAACTGTTCCATCATAATTACCTCTTTGAGCTAATATATAACCTCTTTTCCAAGGGAAAAACTTATATTCTACATCCACTCCTACTTTTGCAAATGTTTTTGTTACCACATCACTTGCAAATCCATATCCTTTTAATTTTGCTCCATTAAAAGGTGCCCATTCTCCATTTGTTAATTTTATCGTCTCTCCAAAACTCATAACACCCAACACTAACGCCATCAATAAAACTAAATACCTTCTTTTCATTGTAATCTCCTCCTCTTTTTTCAGAAAATTATATTATAAATTCCTCTGTAATTATAATATACTACAAAAAATAAATTTTCCTTTTTTTTAGAGTTATTTATTTACAAAAAGTAACTAATTAGAGCACATAGAATATGTAACCTGTTTTTAATCCATTCCTAATTATTATCATCTAACTTTTGAAATTTTTTTAATTCTTCATTTTTAATATTTTTATTGTGATGTTCTAATATAAGCTTTGCCATTTCAATATTATACTTTTTTAATTTTTCATATCCTTTTATTGTATGATTTGATAATTTGCTATTGTTTTTTAATATTACATGTAAAATTCTATCCACAATATTTATATCTTTTTCTTTACCTATATCATGCAACAAAGCCAATTTTATTATTTTTTTATTATCTTTTAATTCTATATCTTTTAAAATATCTTTTAATATATTTATACTATGTTTTTTATCATAATTACTCATATTATCAAACAATTCAAATTCATATTTATCAAGATATTTTCTAGCCATATTTTCATCTTTACCTGTATAATTTGGAAAAACATATCTTATTAATTGTTTAACTCTATTAAACATCTTTTACTATTACCTTCCCAAGTTTTTTCTTTATTGATTTAATGTTTTTTCCATTTTTACCTATTATCTCGCCTCTTTTTTCTTTATTTACATATAAAAAATATATATCTTTTAGTTTTTCAACTTTAAGTACATTTTCTATTTCAACTGTTTTATCCTGCTTAAAAAATAGATTCTCTATATCTTTTTTTAAATTTATATTTTTAAGAGTTAAATATTTTGGATTTGCAGGTTTTAATTCTCCCTTTACAATATAATTTAACATTATTCTAATCTGTTTTGGCATAAAAGAATTTCCTTCGAATATAAACTTTTCTCCATCATAGCTAATTTTTACTTTCCTAATTTTTTGTTTTAATTTTTTTCCCTTTTCATCAGAAAATTTACTTACATCATATTCGCCACTTAAATCTTCACATATTTTCTTTATCTCTTCTATAGTTTTATTAAGTTTACTTAGAGGATAGCTATATTCATAAGCTCTTCCTTCTACAATGTCAGGTAAAACTAATCCTGAAATTGTTTTTTCTATTTTTATTATTCCAAAATTTTTAGCTATATTATTAAATTCACTTTTTAATTTAATAATATCTCCATTAAAATTACTGCTAATATATAATATATTTTCAGTTGCACTTACATTACTATCAGTTCTAGCTGATTGCTGAACTCCCTTTGCCCAAGTTATTCCTAATTCATTTAATATTCTTTTAAATTCACTTTTTACACTTATTTTATTTTTATTTTCATCAAAAGATGTAAATTTAGTTCCATCATACCAAATCCAAAATAGATATCCATATTTTTTACTTTTTTCTAATTTTCTTAAATCTAACTCTAACATAATTAATTTTCTCCATTCTCTAATTATTTTACCAACATATCTACTGTAAGAGGATATATTATTAATTTTTTATGTTCGCTGCTCTTTAATATTAAATCAAACTCTATAAAATTTCTATCTGTATTTGGTTCTCCATTTGTTTCTCCAGAATTGTTTATATCTTCCCAATCACTACCAGAGCTATTCCTAACTCTTAATCCACCTAATTTATCAAACCATACTTTATATTTTTTTTGACTACTACCATTATATAAATCCACATTTTTTATCTCTACATTTCTAAATAGTGAATCACTATATTTTTTGCTGTCAAATTTATACATCATATACTTTTTAGTTAATGGGTCTTTTAATATTTCATTTGTATCCTCATTAGTGGTATAATCTGGAATCATATCTCCATTTTTATCATTAAAGCATACATAATCAAAGCTTTCTCCAGCCAAACCATTTACAGTTACTCCATTAATATCTTTTCTAAATTCTATCATATAATTTTCAGTTGAAGAATATTTCAAAGTCTGCATATATACTATATCATATTTAAGTTTATATAATGCTTTATCTAATTTTTCACTTTCTAAATAATTATCAAATTTAGCACTACCTACTGATGTTAATATTCCTATTATAGCAATTACAATCATAAGTTCTATTAAGGTAAATCCCTTAATTTTCACATTAATCACCTTCATATTCAATATTTTTCAACACATTTAGTCCTGACATTTTTTCTATAATTCTTATATTTTCATTTAAAAATTCTTTATCTTTTATATTATTTCTATTATTAAAAACCAATCCTTTTATTTTTATTCCTTCATTTTTTAAAATATTTATCGTTAAAAGAGTATGATTTATTGTTCCTAAACTATTATTTGTTACAATTATAACTTCTGATTTGTCTTTATATTCTTTTATTAAATCCAAATATGTATAATATTCTGTATATGGTACTAATAATCCTCCAGCGCCTTCTGTATACACAATATCATTATTTTTTAAATTTTCGTCTATTTTTTCTTTTATTTTTTTTATATTTATCTCTTTATTATCTAATTTTGATGCCATATGAGGTGAAACTGGTTTGTTAAAAAAATATAAATTAATATCAGATATTTTTTTATTTAATTTTTCACTATATTTATAACTGTCTGAACCTTTATAATTATCAAAAGTTTCAAGTCCTGTTTCTATAGGTTTTAATGCCATAACTTTATTGCTATTTTTTATATCTTCTTCTATTAATTTTAAAGTAGCATATGTTTTTCCTATTTCTGTACCTGTCCCAACTATAAAATATAATTTATTATTTTTTTCATCTCTATTTTTTACAATATGGCATTTTCTACATCTAGCTTCATATGAATCTTTAGCTCCTACCATTATAACTGGGTCATCATAATATGCTGGTTCTCCATCTATTATTCTTTGAGTTCTTGAAGCTGGATTACCACATACTACACATATTGCGTTAAATTTATCAACATATTCTGCTTTTGCCATTAATTCTGGCATAGGATGAAATGGTTCTCCTCTAAAATCTTGGTCAAGTCCTGCTAATATAACTCTTTTTCCAGAATTAGCCAACTCTTCTACAAATTCAACTATACCTTGACCAAAAAATTGTGCTTCATCTATTCCCACTACATCTAAATTTTCCATCTCGTTCACATATTTTTTCATACTTTCCACATTAGATACAGGAATTGCCTCTATCATATTTTTGCTATGAGACACAACTTTTTTTTCATCATATCTATTATCAATAGAATGTTTAAAAGCAATTATATTTTGATTCGCAAATTCTGCTCTTTTTAATCTTCTGATTAGTTCTTCACTTTTTCCAGAATACATACTTCCTGTTATCGCTTCTATCCATCCTACTCCTTTTGTAAACCATAAATGCATTTTTTACCTCCAGTATATAAATTTCAAAATTCTAACTCTTTTATTTCTTAAATTATATTTATTAAATTATATTTATTAAATTATATTTATTAAATTATATTTATTAAATTAATTATTGCTAATATTTTTTTCTTTCTATTATCAATTTTCTATTATCAATTGTCAATTATATCTTATTCTATTATACCTTTTTACATTATAAAAATCAACAAAACAAAAAGACATTAAGATTATCTCCTAATGCCCTTCCTCTATTGTAAATTTTTCATTATTAATTATCTAAAATATTTCCATTGATAAATATCTTTCTCCTGTATCTGGTAAAATTACTACTATTTTTTTCCCACTGTTCTCTGCTCTTTTTGAAATTTCAATTGCCGCATAAACAGCTGCACCAGAAGATATTCCTGCTAATATTCCTTCTTTTTGTGCTAGTAATCTCATTGTTTCAAATGCATCTTCATTTTTAACTTCAAATACCTCATCAAATATATTTACATTTAATACATCAGGTAAAAATCCTGCTCCAATTCCTTGTATCTTATGAGGCCCAGGCTTTCCTCCTGATAATATTGGTGACCCTTCTGGCTCTACTGCTACTATTTTTACATTTGGAAGTTTTTCTTTTAGTGCTTCTCCTACTCCTGTTATCGTTCCACCTGTTCCTACTCCTGCTACAAATATATCTATATCATTATTCATATCATTTAATATTTCTATTCCTGTTGTTTCTCTATGTACTTTAGGATTAGCTTTATTTTCAAATTGACTTGGAACAAAACTATTTTTATATTCTTTTGATAATTCTGCCGCTTTATTAATTGAACCTTTCATTCCTTCTACACCTGGAGTAAAAACTATTTCTGCTCCATACGCCTTTAATATACTACTTCTCTCTCTGCTCATTGTATCTGGCATTGTTAATATAAGTCTATATCCTCTAACTGCACAAACCATAGCAAGTCCTATTCCAGTATTTCCACTTGTTGGCTCAATTATAACTGTATCTTTATCAATTAATCCCTCTTTTTCTCCAGCTTTTATCATTGCGAATGCTATTCTCTCTTTCACACATCCACCTGGATTAAAAGACTCTATTTTTACATACAGTTCTGCATTCCCATTATTTATTTTATTTAATTTCACAATTGGAGTTTTTCCTATAAGCTCCAATATATTATTGTAAATTTTACCCATTTTACACCTCCATTTATTGTACGATTTTCCAGTATTGGATTTTATCTTTCTTTGATAATTCTACAATCTATTTTTATATAATTTTCTTTACTTTATTTAATTTTGTTTTAGAATTTGGGCGAACACACAGGTTCGCCCCTACAGTTATTATATGACAAAATAAATATTTCTTAACTTAGGAATGGCTTAAAAATAACATTCCCATTTTGCTTTAAAATACGCAATGTTTTAAGCGTTTTTATAACAAAATATGAGAACATTATTTTTTAAACGTTCCTTACCCCTTGCTTTTCTCCAAAGCTTGTTTTAAATCTTCTATTAAATCATCTATATTTTCAATTCCAACAGATAATCTTATTAAATCTGGTGCTACTCCTGCTGCGATTTGTTGCTCTTCGCTAAGTTGTGCATGAGTCGTACTTGCTGGATGTATCACTAATGATTTTGCATCTGCTACATTTGCAAGATGTGAAAACAGTTCTAAACTATTAATAAATTTTTTCCCTGCTTCTAATCCACCTTTTATTCCAAAACTGAATATTGAACCTGCTCCTTTTGGCAAATATTTTGCAGATAATTTTTCATATTTGCTTCCTTTTAATTCTGGATACTTTATCCAACTTACATTCTCATTTTCATTTAAAAATTCTACTATTTTTCTAGCATTTGATACATGTCTTTCCATTCTAAGAGATAATGTTTCTAATCCTTGTAATAATAAAAATGAATTAAAAGGACTTATACAAGCTCCCATATCTCTTAAAAGTTGTACTCTTGCTTTTACTATATATGCCGTTCCACCAAGGTCAGCATATTTTATTCCATTATAACTTGGATCTGGTGTTGTAAAATCAGGGAATTTACCACTTTTTTCCCAATCAAATTTACCTCCATCTACAATTAATCCGCCTATTGTTGTTCCATGACCTCCTAAGAATTTTGTAGCTGAATACACTACTACATCTGCTCCAAATTCTATTGGTTTACATAAATAAGGAGTCGCAAATGTATTATCAACTATTAAAGGAATTCCATTTTCATGAGCTATTTTAGCTATTTCTTCCAAATCTGCTACATTTGCCCCTGGATTACCTATTGTTTCTACATATAAAGCTTTTGTTTTATCTGTTATTGCATTTTTAAAATTTTCTACATTGTCAGGATTAACAAATGTTGATTTTATCCCATATTTTGGCAAAGTAGATTTAAAAAGATTATATGTTCCCCCATATAATGTGCCAGCTGCAACTATTTCATCTCCTGCTTTTGCTATGTTTAAAATCGCATATGTTATTGCCGCTGATCCTGACGCAGTTGCTAAAGCTGCTGTCCCGCCATCTAATGCAGCAATTCTTTTTTCTAGCACATCAGTTGTTGGATTCCCTATTCTTGTATAGATATAACCTGCTTCTTTTAATGCAAACAGGTCCGCTGCTTGTTGCGTATCATCAAACAGATATGATGTTGTTTGATAAATTGGAACTGCTCTTGACCTTGTTTCAGAATCTACTATTTGTCCTGCATGTAATTGCAATGTCTCAAAACTATAATTTTCTTTTCCCATTTTACACTCTCCCTATTGTAATTAAAATTATTTCGTTATTTCTCCTTTAAATATAAAACATATTTACTGTTTTATTTTTATATTTATCTATTATATCTTCTAACGTTATTCCTTTTAAAAATTCATAAATTTTATCATCTAATTTCATCCAAACTTCTTTTTCTAATATTCCATCTAATGTTTCACTGTTATAATCTTCATTGTAGCTTTTTAAATCTTTTTCTAAAATATTTAATATTTTATATATTGTTATTTCAGAAGGCTTTTTTTTCAAATAGTATCCACCTTTAGAGCCCTTTACACTTTGCAGACAATCTAAGGTTTTTAGCGATATAAATATTTGTTCTAAATATTTAATTGAAATATTTTCT is a window from the Haliovirga abyssi genome containing:
- a CDS encoding AAA family ATPase, encoding MKKIPYGLQNLEKILDENYFYIDKTKYIENLENLDEQYIMFLRPRKFGKTLWIDTLGKYYDINYSDKFDKIFGELYIGKNPTSRKNSYYIIEFNFSGLSTENKDILKNGFKLEVYEKLKTFIEKYNLKIILDKAIEEPAVLLRNFKEEYERIGLERKIYVLIDEYDHFANELLSFKFNEFKNIVSKTGFVRKFYEVLKESTKTIVDRIFMTGIAPITLDSITSGFNIVKNLSIDREFNELTGFTEETVIELLKMYNIPANVLEDMKRSYNGYLFNLIGEKTVYNTDMVLYFLADYLRENRKPQKIIDVNIASDYKKMENMMRLSPKSQEIIDEIIENDGVTGELIDSFNMEREQKKDDAITLLFYLGYLTIKEETFKGIKLEIPNYVMRKLFYESFMSYIDREYKVYAETSDINKSIGELIEIGNINPLLKLVEKVLGELSNRDFINFDEKHLKAIMMAYLIKSPWYYIESEREMKKGYIDILVTRRYEKVPYEAMIELKYIKKKEWKDLSKDIGKIVEEGKEQLYRYLNDKKMQDRKNMKKFVILFVGDKLEKVVEFE
- a CDS encoding substrate-binding periplasmic protein, with product MKRRYLVLLMALVLGVMSFGETIKLTNGEWAPFNGAKLKGYGFASDVVTKTFAKVGVDVEYKFFPWKRGYILAQRGNYDGTVSWGKVGDRENYFYFSDEPILSGETVFFYMKGNDFTWDKLEDLKEKRIGGTLGYSYTKSFKNIGKKLDLAHTDLQGFKKLFAGRVDIFILDLDVGLKLIRDNFTKEQQAKFRYNKKPMEKVSYYLLLSKKVSKSKELIKKYNKGFKMLKDSGEYDKMVKALRNGEYE
- a CDS encoding HD domain-containing protein, which produces MFNRVKQLIRYVFPNYTGKDENMARKYLDKYEFELFDNMSNYDKKHSINILKDILKDIELKDNKKIIKLALLHDIGKEKDINIVDRILHVILKNNSKLSNHTIKGYEKLKKYNIEMAKLILEHHNKNIKNEELKKFQKLDDNN
- a CDS encoding pseudouridylate synthase: MLELDLRKLEKSKKYGYLFWIWYDGTKFTSFDENKNKISVKSEFKRILNELGITWAKGVQQSARTDSNVSATENILYISSNFNGDIIKLKSEFNNIAKNFGIIKIEKTISGLVLPDIVEGRAYEYSYPLSKLNKTIEEIKKICEDLSGEYDVSKFSDEKGKKLKQKIRKVKISYDGEKFIFEGNSFMPKQIRIMLNYIVKGELKPANPKYLTLKNINLKKDIENLFFKQDKTVEIENVLKVEKLKDIYFLYVNKEKRGEIIGKNGKNIKSIKKKLGKVIVKDV
- a CDS encoding pilus assembly FimT family protein — encoded protein: MKIKGFTLIELMIVIAIIGILTSVGSAKFDNYLESEKLDKALYKLKYDIVYMQTLKYSSTENYMIEFRKDINGVTVNGLAGESFDYVCFNDKNGDMIPDYTTNEDTNEILKDPLTKKYMMYKFDSKKYSDSLFRNVEIKNVDLYNGSSQKKYKVWFDKLGGLRVRNSSGSDWEDINNSGETNGEPNTDRNFIEFDLILKSSEHKKLIIYPLTVDMLVK
- a CDS encoding thymidine kinase; its protein translation is MHLWFTKGVGWIEAITGSMYSGKSEELIRRLKRAEFANQNIIAFKHSIDNRYDEKKVVSHSKNMIEAIPVSNVESMKKYVNEMENLDVVGIDEAQFFGQGIVEFVEELANSGKRVILAGLDQDFRGEPFHPMPELMAKAEYVDKFNAICVVCGNPASRTQRIIDGEPAYYDDPVIMVGAKDSYEARCRKCHIVKNRDEKNNKLYFIVGTGTEIGKTYATLKLIEEDIKNSNKVMALKPIETGLETFDNYKGSDSYKYSEKLNKKISDINLYFFNKPVSPHMASKLDNKEINIKKIKEKIDENLKNNDIVYTEGAGGLLVPYTEYYTYLDLIKEYKDKSEVIIVTNNSLGTINHTLLTINILKNEGIKIKGLVFNNRNNIKDKEFLNENIRIIEKMSGLNVLKNIEYEGD
- the cysK gene encoding cysteine synthase A — translated: MGKIYNNILELIGKTPIVKLNKINNGNAELYVKIESFNPGGCVKERIAFAMIKAGEKEGLIDKDTVIIEPTSGNTGIGLAMVCAVRGYRLILTMPDTMSRERSSILKAYGAEIVFTPGVEGMKGSINKAAELSKEYKNSFVPSQFENKANPKVHRETTGIEILNDMNNDIDIFVAGVGTGGTITGVGEALKEKLPNVKIVAVEPEGSPILSGGKPGPHKIQGIGAGFLPDVLNVNIFDEVFEVKNEDAFETMRLLAQKEGILAGISSGAAVYAAIEISKRAENSGKKIVVILPDTGERYLSMEIF
- a CDS encoding O-acetylhomoserine aminocarboxypropyltransferase/cysteine synthase family protein, which codes for MGKENYSFETLQLHAGQIVDSETRSRAVPIYQTTSYLFDDTQQAADLFALKEAGYIYTRIGNPTTDVLEKRIAALDGGTAALATASGSAAITYAILNIAKAGDEIVAAGTLYGGTYNLFKSTLPKYGIKSTFVNPDNVENFKNAITDKTKALYVETIGNPGANVADLEEIAKIAHENGIPLIVDNTFATPYLCKPIEFGADVVVYSATKFLGGHGTTIGGLIVDGGKFDWEKSGKFPDFTTPDPSYNGIKYADLGGTAYIVKARVQLLRDMGACISPFNSFLLLQGLETLSLRMERHVSNARKIVEFLNENENVSWIKYPELKGSKYEKLSAKYLPKGAGSIFSFGIKGGLEAGKKFINSLELFSHLANVADAKSLVIHPASTTHAQLSEEQQIAAGVAPDLIRLSVGIENIDDLIEDLKQALEKSKG
- a CDS encoding RrF2 family transcriptional regulator, whose translation is MFISTKSKYGIRAMAYLSLNYNKRKVTIKEISEKENISIKYLEQIFISLKTLDCLQSVKGSKGGYYLKKKPSEITIYKILNILEKDLKSYNEDYNSETLDGILEKEVWMKLDDKIYEFLKGITLEDIIDKYKNKTVNMFYI